Proteins encoded together in one uncultured Desulfosarcina sp. window:
- a CDS encoding IS481 family transposase: MSELCREYGISRKTGYKWLNRFIENGTSGCRDKSRAPHSCPHKTSDAVVQRLLELREMYPYWGPRKLVVLLGREIGQERAPAPSTAGAILARHGLVGKRRRKRRSFGHVREHHLSTPEKPNDVWAIDYKGWFRTKDGVICHPLTVTDLHSRFVLWCNGHRRQKLVFAERDVKILFAQYGLPRAIRMDNGSPFGSTGLGGLTRLSLSWVRMNIDLEFIKPGRPQQNGCHERMHKSLKLESAQPPARDLATQQRVFDAWRKRFNEIRPHQGLQDRTPAEFYTPSSQRYTGCPHFTYPGHYETRSVRSDGMFCWQGTLRFMGEAFGGERIGLIRSPDDQWLVYAGDLLLGWQPDDGNRVLPITTL; this comes from the coding sequence ATGAGCGAATTGTGCCGTGAGTACGGCATCAGTCGCAAAACGGGCTATAAATGGTTGAATCGATTTATAGAAAACGGCACGAGCGGTTGCCGTGACAAAAGCCGGGCGCCCCATTCGTGTCCGCATAAGACGTCGGATGCCGTCGTGCAAAGGCTACTCGAACTCCGCGAAATGTATCCATATTGGGGTCCAAGAAAACTGGTCGTATTGCTGGGAAGGGAGATCGGACAGGAGCGAGCGCCCGCGCCGAGCACCGCCGGCGCGATCCTTGCCCGGCACGGCCTGGTCGGCAAGCGCCGACGAAAGCGACGCTCCTTTGGACATGTTCGAGAACACCATTTGAGCACACCTGAGAAGCCAAATGATGTTTGGGCAATAGACTACAAAGGCTGGTTTCGGACCAAGGACGGTGTCATCTGCCATCCATTGACGGTAACCGATTTGCACAGCCGTTTTGTCTTGTGGTGCAACGGACATCGTCGCCAAAAATTAGTGTTTGCAGAACGGGATGTTAAGATCTTGTTTGCCCAGTACGGTCTCCCTCGGGCCATTCGCATGGACAACGGCTCGCCGTTTGGATCAACGGGTCTTGGGGGATTGACGCGCCTAAGTTTGAGCTGGGTGCGTATGAACATTGACCTGGAGTTCATCAAGCCGGGCAGGCCCCAACAAAACGGCTGCCATGAAAGGATGCACAAAAGCTTGAAGCTTGAAAGTGCACAGCCGCCCGCACGGGACTTGGCAACCCAACAGCGTGTATTTGACGCGTGGCGCAAGCGTTTTAACGAAATCCGGCCCCACCAAGGGCTGCAAGACAGGACACCGGCGGAATTCTATACGCCATCCTCCCAAAGATACACGGGATGTCCGCATTTTACGTACCCAGGCCATTATGAGACCCGATCGGTCCGTTCAGACGGAATGTTTTGCTGGCAAGGGACGTTACGTTTCATGGGTGAAGCGTTCGGAGGGGAACGTATCGGTTTGATTCGTTCTCCTGACGATCAGTGGCTGGTGTACGCCGGGGACTTGTTGCTCGGCTGGCAACCGGACGATGGCAATCGCGTGTTGCCGATCACAACACTGTGA
- a CDS encoding integrase core domain-containing protein, which produces MIDIFSHRVYIESQRTKADRPVAQSLLRGWKAIGLPDFLQLDNELSFRGSNRYPRSPGLVIRLCLHFGVQPVFIPVSEPWRNAVVESFNDTYNKKFFRRQWFHSYVHLKRQSKNFQRFHNRYHRYSCLKGKTPSEVIKQCPFPIKTLGPNTKIPTIEDIPDGNIILVRFIRSDCVLNIFGETFKVPKDLVYSYVKAVIVTEIHTLQLYLGDELVASFDYRLRV; this is translated from the coding sequence GTGATCGATATTTTCAGCCACCGGGTTTATATCGAATCACAGCGAACTAAAGCGGATCGGCCAGTCGCCCAAAGCCTGCTTCGTGGTTGGAAAGCGATAGGGCTGCCGGATTTCCTGCAACTTGATAACGAACTGAGTTTCCGTGGCAGCAATCGTTACCCTCGGTCACCAGGCCTGGTCATTCGGCTATGCTTGCATTTCGGGGTCCAGCCCGTGTTTATTCCTGTGTCGGAGCCGTGGCGAAATGCTGTGGTCGAGAGCTTCAACGACACCTACAACAAAAAGTTTTTCCGGCGGCAATGGTTTCACAGCTATGTCCATCTGAAACGGCAGAGCAAGAATTTCCAACGTTTCCACAACCGGTATCACCGATACAGTTGCCTGAAAGGCAAAACACCTTCCGAGGTAATAAAGCAATGCCCGTTTCCGATAAAAACGCTCGGCCCGAATACGAAAATCCCAACCATCGAGGATATTCCTGATGGTAACATCATTCTGGTCCGATTTATACGAAGCGACTGCGTCCTCAACATTTTTGGTGAAACGTTCAAAGTGCCAAAGGACCTTGTCTACTCATACGTCAAAGCGGTCATTGTCACCGAGATACATACATTGCAGTTATATCTCGGTGACGAGTTGGTGGCATCCTTTGACTACAGGCTTCGGGTATAG
- a CDS encoding helix-turn-helix domain-containing protein, with amino-acid sequence MMEQEIRKTAINRFIQGEKPKQIYESLDRSKPWFFKWLKRYQSGDPNWFKNKSRVPKHSPRALRPEDRKRIIETRRHLDAQRFAQFGPSAIKWELKKAGYQLPSDSTIKRVLRAEGLVKKNSLHPQGC; translated from the coding sequence ATGATGGAACAAGAAATCCGTAAAACAGCTATCAATCGATTCATTCAAGGAGAAAAACCAAAACAAATATACGAAAGCTTGGACCGCTCAAAACCATGGTTTTTCAAATGGCTGAAACGATATCAAAGCGGAGATCCCAACTGGTTCAAGAATAAATCCAGGGTACCGAAGCACTCTCCCAGAGCGTTACGACCGGAGGACAGAAAACGCATTATTGAAACGCGCCGCCACCTCGATGCCCAGCGGTTCGCCCAATTCGGCCCATCAGCCATCAAATGGGAACTCAAAAAAGCTGGATATCAGCTGCCTTCGGACAGCACTATAAAACGGGTCTTGAGAGCCGAAGGCTTGGTTAAAAAAAACTCGTTACATCCCCAAGGGTGTTGA
- a CDS encoding response regulator: protein MRILLIDTNQEAREAVAARLKENGMDCESYSSPVSATFAFAFGPAPYDAVIAAARMSGMSGYDVLRVFRHIAPEVPVILARANGDEQRALSAGAFAVMDGDSTSELMETLAMTTLHEMESGLDKAMA, encoded by the coding sequence GTGCGCATACTGCTCATTGACACCAATCAGGAGGCCCGGGAGGCCGTGGCCGCCAGATTGAAAGAAAACGGCATGGACTGCGAGAGCTACTCGTCACCGGTGTCCGCCACCTTCGCCTTCGCGTTCGGTCCGGCACCCTACGACGCCGTGATAGCGGCGGCGCGCATGTCCGGCATGAGCGGGTACGACGTGCTCAGGGTGTTCAGGCACATCGCACCCGAAGTCCCGGTCATCCTGGCCCGGGCCAATGGAGATGAACAACGGGCCCTGTCCGCCGGAGCCTTCGCGGTCATGGACGGAGATTCCACCAGTGAGCTTATGGAGACCCTGGCCATGACGACATTGCATGAAATGGAGAGCGGACTCGACAAGGCCATGGCCTGA
- a CDS encoding IS481 family transposase — protein MTRKKKRRSAGGKKGSRVWAYPAEFRLKVVRLFLEEEYSASLLAEQFGISTHSVSRWANAYRRGGVQGLEPKPRPGGNARVPPEVQERMVAVKKANPEYGPRRIADVLKRFFLIPTSPSTVHKKLSEKGLVNKAKRKPKKNPPKPRFFERSRPNQLWQSDIMTFRLAGRNAYLIGFIDDYSRYIVSLGLYRSQTAEHVLETYRRGVAEYGVPREMLTDNGRQYTNWRGKTRFEREMKKDRVKHIRSRPHHPMTLGKIERFWKSILGEFLQRAQFDSFEQAVERTAFWVKYYNHKRPHQGIGGLCPADRFFEIAHDLKKTLAKGVEENVLELALRGRPVDPFYMVGRMGGQSVVIRAEKGKVKMLVNEAGQEKELVYDARKDIDHEDKSTNPQSIRSTTEDNGRAVHLERAPHQRPGMSGNGHQPDAFGSVAESGDRGHAQGKVLDLATLELPEDGLDLETLAMGLIHKALDKFNGNKSQAAAYLGMSRYALYRKLQKDDE, from the coding sequence ATGACAAGGAAAAAGAAAAGACGGTCAGCCGGGGGGAAGAAAGGTTCCCGGGTATGGGCCTACCCAGCCGAGTTTCGGTTAAAGGTCGTAAGGCTGTTTTTGGAAGAAGAGTACAGCGCGTCGTTGCTTGCCGAACAGTTCGGTATCAGCACGCATTCTGTTAGCCGCTGGGCCAATGCTTACCGACGCGGTGGGGTGCAAGGGTTGGAACCCAAGCCTCGCCCTGGAGGAAATGCCAGGGTGCCTCCCGAAGTCCAGGAGCGAATGGTAGCGGTGAAAAAGGCGAATCCGGAATACGGCCCGCGACGGATTGCCGATGTTCTCAAACGATTTTTTCTAATTCCCACGAGCCCATCGACTGTACACAAAAAGTTGTCGGAGAAGGGACTGGTAAACAAGGCCAAGCGTAAGCCGAAGAAGAATCCCCCCAAGCCCCGATTTTTCGAACGTTCTCGTCCCAACCAGCTGTGGCAGAGCGATATCATGACCTTCCGGTTGGCCGGTCGCAACGCCTACCTGATCGGCTTCATAGACGATTACAGCCGGTATATCGTTTCCCTGGGCCTGTACCGCAGCCAGACGGCGGAACACGTGCTGGAGACCTACCGTCGCGGTGTTGCCGAGTACGGCGTTCCCAGAGAGATGCTCACCGACAACGGTCGGCAGTACACGAACTGGCGCGGCAAGACGCGTTTCGAACGGGAGATGAAAAAAGACCGTGTCAAGCATATCCGTTCCCGCCCCCACCATCCCATGACGCTGGGCAAGATAGAGCGGTTCTGGAAATCGATCCTGGGCGAGTTCCTCCAGCGGGCTCAGTTCGACAGCTTTGAGCAAGCCGTGGAGCGCACCGCTTTTTGGGTCAAATACTACAATCACAAACGGCCGCACCAAGGCATCGGCGGTCTGTGTCCGGCCGACCGATTCTTCGAGATCGCCCATGATCTGAAAAAGACGCTGGCAAAGGGCGTCGAAGAAAACGTACTGGAACTGGCGTTGCGAGGCCGTCCGGTAGATCCTTTTTATATGGTAGGCCGCATGGGCGGCCAGAGCGTGGTCATCCGGGCGGAGAAGGGCAAAGTCAAGATGCTGGTGAACGAGGCCGGCCAGGAAAAAGAACTTGTGTACGACGCAAGAAAGGATATAGATCATGAAGACAAATCAACGAACCCGCAGAGTATTCGATCCACAACAGAAGATAACGGCCGTGCTGTCCATTTGGAGCGAGCGCCGCACCAGCGCCCAGGTATGTCAGGAAATGGACATCAGCCCGACGCTTTTGGGTCAGTGGCAGAATCTGGCGATCGAGGGCATGCTCAAGGCAAGGTCCTGGACCTGGCCACCCTGGAACTGCCCGAGGACGGCCTGGACCTGGAAACCCTTGCCATGGGCCTTATCCACAAGGCCCTGGACAAGTTCAACGGCAACAAGTCTCAGGCCGCCGCCTACCTGGGCATGTCCCGTTACGCCCTGTATCGCAAGCTGCAAAAGGACGACGAGTAG